Part of the Zea mays cultivar B73 chromosome 4, Zm-B73-REFERENCE-NAM-5.0, whole genome shotgun sequence genome is shown below.
CTATCTTCAATAGCTTACTCATCCTCATACTCATATTCAAACTACACTCTGCGAACAATGCAGTCTACAGTGCAGAACAATGCAAAACAGTGCTTTTGGGTAAACTTTGGGTAGACTGCTGCAAACAGCCTAATAGTTGGTAATATATAGTCTTTTTGGCCGGGCTTTTGAGCTTTTTAGCTTTAGCTTTTCTGTAGCTTAAGGTGGAAGCCCTAGCAAACATCTATGTGAAAATGACTTCTTCGAGAATGTAGCTTCTTCGAATTCAGTAGCTTTCACGAACTTGTGCGTTGAAGCCGCATTTTGGCTTCTACTGCCAAAGAGGTCCATATACTTCTAATAACGCATCCACAATATTCACCCTTCCCATACGCTCCGAAATTTACAATTAGTAATTCAGCATGGAAATACCCTACACTAGAAAACCGATCTCGATGTCTCTTGTCTCCACGTCTTCAACTCTAGCAAGGTAAACCCTAGCTCCCTACCATCAAAGTGGCTAGGGCCACCTATGGCTTGCTGGAGATTGGTTGGAGGTGCTTTGTGGTGCGATTAGTATAGGGCATGCACTAGGTGGGCTACAAATGCAGTTTTTAAGAGCATATAAAATAGATTGTTTGAGGATGTTTTTTATTCTAATTAGTTTTTAAAGCATCTAGATAACACATGGTAATTCTCTAAGCACTtgtctatgttctaagaaagaaaAGGTAGAATACTTTAAACAATACAATGGGCATAATCCACCAATTAAACAATTTTCAAGTCAAAATACGCTCGAGTTATAAATGTTTCAACCATGTTCTGGATTCACAATAATGACCCATCTATGTTGCGATATATAGTCTAAATAAAAGGTGAGTAGAAGGCGTAGAATAATGGTTTCTCCTTGTCCCTATTCCTAATCATTGAAAAGGTTGGCACTAGTGAGAATCCAACATAAGGAGGCAGTAGAAAACATTTTGGCTTCTCAACTTATTTGGTAGCAGCAACAAAGGGCTGAGTTCCCAGCTATAAGGGTACAATTAGGATATTTGTTTAATGTTAGGTAAAGTACATTTCTCAACCTCTAAATTGCACATCACTCCAATTTCAACCATGAACTAGATATGAATCCAGATAGTTTTCTAATTTAAATCAAATTAATCATTAGTGTTTAGATACCAAATAGATTTTTACAATTATTTTTAGAAACTAGAAAAGGGGGTAGTTTGGGAATCAAATTCATTTGGTTTAGATAGTTGAAAGGTGTAAGTTACCGGATTTTGTAATTCAGGATTCAAAACCGAAGATCAGAATTGTTTGATTTAGATAGCTGGAAGGTGTCCAACATTATGGTTGAAAAATATACTttatcctttcaattttatccatgTCAACCAACTTGAACAACGGTGTCTCTTGTAATAAGGCTTGTTTATTGATTATGGCAACCATAGCTAAACTCATACATAAGCTCAAAGACCTTATCACTGGTTCAAATTAAACCTAATGACTCACGGTTTTGGAAAGGTCTTTTGAAGATCAAGAAACAATTTCTGAAATGTGGTACCTTTAAAGTTAAAGATGGTTGTGAGACTAGATTCTTGGAGGACACTTGGATAGGTTCGAAATCCTCGGGCTAGATTCTTGGAGGACACTTGGATGGGCTCTAAATCCCTTAAGTACTAATTCCCTAGCCTATATAATATAATCAACTATCCCCCATGTGGCAGTGGCAAATGTCTTAAATCATATGCCATTAAATATCTCCTTCTGGCAGCCTAGTATAACCTAGTAGCAAAAGTCTTCCATACTCAACTTACAATAAAAATATGTATTTACTTGAAACTTGCATAAACATGGAGAATTCTCAGTAAGGTCCGTGTATCAATTTCTAATGAACTAGAGTTCCTTGTTCTCTAATAAGTTTATATGGAAACCAAAAATATCTTTAAAGGTAAAGATTTTTCTTTGGTATTTTCAATAGAGTAATTTTAACAAAAGATAACCTAGCTAAAAAATTGGACTCGACAATGAATTCATTGTTTTTGTGACCATAACGAAACAATTAaatacctcttctttgattgttaGCATGCTAGGATTTTTTGGAGAATAGTACAGATTGCTACTGAGGTAAATGCACCAAGAGCCACAAATAATTTGTTCAGGAATTGGTTGACGAGCATTGGAAATAGAGAACTAAAAGAGATTTTTGTACGAGCTATGTTATGGGCAATTTGGTACACTCGTGATGATATTGTTTTTGACAAAAAAAAGATACCCTTCCTTCATACAATTTGTCTTTAGGGGGTGCAATGAAAATGGACcacgacccatttgattaagtgaTTTtttgtgtttgatgatcaacataatcttCTGGAGTAATGTTTTCAAGTGTCTGTgttttgtagttcataggatacAAATATGTTTTGGACATAAGCTATGAGGATGCAATACCTCAAAAGAAAATATTATGAAGACCATTattgaagatcaacaagtatcaagcgaAGTCCAAGACATGAAGGAAGGGCAGCCACACGCCGAAGGTTTACCTTCACTAGGGGGACGGTATGATGGCTCACTTGACAGTCCGTTGCCACCCGAcgaactgtctggtgcaccaatggCTAATgcgccaacggctagtttttggtggCACCCGGAGGAGAACCATAGGATAGTCCGGTGCTaggaccggacaatccggtgtggaGCAGCAATGCACCAACGGTCAAATTCAAACGACTATCTCCAacatctaggtgcaccggacggttcggtgtgccgcagagagcagcatCTTCCTCCCAACGGCTATAATTGAGTGGGgaagctatttataccccttggcCGGCCATATGGAGAGTGGGGAGCACAAGAGACCTATCCCAAGCATAGagccacatttccaagagctccatCACACAAGTGCTGaagagaatcactcggtgattagtatAAGTGCTTTTGCGTAGTGCTTAGGCTAGTTAGATCGCTATtgcacttgctctaggtgattACTAGTTAGTTTAGTGAGGTTAGAAAAATACCGGCGGCGTCCACAGGAGTTTGCATCTTTACCTTTACTATTTAGCTTCCACATTTACATTgaagtacttaagtttcaatctctctATTCCTAGCTTAGAATtgttaggattggaacttaggttgcaaaactccttttgcagtagagatagcaacattttgacaaaacctagtttgcttaTTTACATAGtttttgttctagggatttatttgttgcctagtttagagaaagtttttagaagtcctaattcacgccCCTTCTAGGCGTCACCGTTTCCTGAGGAGCTTATTGTTTGTGGTTTTGGGCGATACTACAGCGTGAAGATGCAAGAGAGACTTTTCACTTGGCAAGCAAGGCATTGGAGATCGTTGCTCTAGATATTTTCGCGAAGAAGATGCAAGAGAGACTTTTCACTTGGCAAGCAAGGCATTGGAGATCGTTGCTCTAGATATTTTCGCGAAGAGCTGATGGAGTAGCAATAAGAGACATTGCTTATGAGGTGTTGTATTTACTTTTGTTAAAGTTCCCTATTTATCTTTTTTATCAGCTAATTATTAGCTGCATACATTCTAAGAACTTGGCTGTGTGCGGCAGAGGCCGGATCCTTTTGCGTTTTCTACCAAAAAAAAAGGCTGAACTCATACACGATCACGGGACAGCCTGGACAGAGACGTCTCCTGACGTcctctctcgtccctccaattttAAGGGACAACACTGGAATAATACTGTCCTAACCTTTGATCCtgaaccaaacaaccttatttgaGAGATCGTCTCATCTCGTCCCGTCCTGTCAATCCAACTAAACGTACCCTAAGTACACACTTGGGACATGTATTTACAAAACACACACATACACACACGGAGGAAAGAAAGGAATCAAGATGGAGCAATCTAATTACAGAGAAATTAAACCCTCAAGTCCACATATTGATCTGAGAATGAAGATGTCCCAGGGCCTCACAGTTCtaaattcttttttttttctttcaatTTTCATCAAGCACATCATACTCTGCACTTCTCCCTCCGCGACATACAACGCCGGAGAAGAACAGAAAAACACAATCGCAAGGAGGGGGAAAAAGAACTTGACTTTGAACGCGGCATAGCAGTTTTCCAAGAACCTAGGGGCTCCATGCATTGGAGAACAGGTCTACGCGTACACAGAATGCAATGCAATATAATGGTCCGACTCATTATTCACCGGTCAAGGGGCTCCGTCTGGTCCATGATGACCTGGCCCTCGGACACCTCCGCGAGTGACCGGAGGTTGCACTTGAGCAGCGCCTCCACGAAGTAGCAGGTCTCGTCCTTGGTGTTGCCGTCGGGGAcgtcgacgacgaaggactcgatgACGAGCGTCCCTGGCCGGCCGTCGATGACCTCCGGGTGGACGGTGAGGATGGAGGAGTAGTTCTGCGGGCAAAGGAAAAGGAAGGTGAGATGCAGCAGATCGATGAATTAGACTAGTCGTCAGCTTTCACACACGCTGGCGTTCTTGCAACCAACCCAAGGGGGTCAGGGCCGGATAAACTTATATCCAGGTGGCGTCCATCGTCCATTATCCAGGTGCAACGCATGTGAGTTGTGACCATGGGCCACTTGTTGCTATCGCTGGCTGATGACGAGTGAGGGCAAACGGACGGAGCACGACAAGCGACAGCGAGTGACAGGTGCTCATGCGATGAACTTGGCATGTAAGGTCAAAGGATGGCAAGTCAGTGCCATGCTTGGAGTTGAGAGCATGCAAACATCACCCGGTacataacaacaacaacaaccgcTGCTTGTTTTCTGGTTAGATAGACGACAAGAGTTTGTTGGGGGGCTATCACTCGAGGATGGCATCGTCGCAGGGCAGCACATCAAGATGCATCTGGCAGAGGAACTCCAGGACGCATTTGAGGTGGTGGGCAAAATATCTCGCATGGGCAGCACAGAATATAGATAGATGAAGAACAGAGCATACCTGCAGCCTGTGATCGCCTCCAACGAACCTGACGCTGAGAATGCGCTCGTCGTCGTCTAACAGCTCGAGCCTCTCCGTGCTTCTTGTGGCCGGCAGCCCGGacttgacgttgacctccctgacgCTACCGATCTCGATGTTCCCCTTCATCTCACACCGGCTCACGAAGGGCTTGAAGAGCTGTGGCTGGTCGAACCGCCTCACCAGGGACCAGACCTGAGAGACAAGACAATTACTCGATCATCAGGCACTTCAATGTATGGTTAAGCTTTAAGCAGGTGACCAAGATTGATTAATCCACACTTTCAATGTAACAGACGAAGGAATAAACAGGTCCCCGGTTGCTTGCTATTCAAGTAGTATTAAGTGTTCTGCATAAACACCCTAACCGACCGGCTAACTGCACAGCTCGACCAGGCTCAGCTGAACCATCGCCAGGAATTGTAACAGGAAAAATGGCATGAACGGTGTACTGTCTACAAGTCAACTAAACACGCTTGAGGAATATGACATCTCTTCTAATCAGAGGCACAGTACACAGTTATAAAATGAGGCCTAGAGCCCTTGAGGTTGCTAAGCATATTCACAAGCATCCTTTTGGAATATGCTGAAAACTTGGGCTGGAAAGTCAGCCAGAAACGATGGTTCCCTCTGAAACAGTAATCAATTCAGTGCATCGCATCGCATAATTATGCAAAAGCTAATGTGTTTTTTTTGGGTAAGATTACTAGTTTTGCATCTGATCTTGTGCTGAAGCTGAACCACGTCCAAAAGGAGTGGAGTCCAAGTGAAGTGAAGCGTATCTCCCtccctcccaccaccaccaccgccgtcTGACCGTCTCGATTACTAGATTACTTGCAGAATAAAGCGGCAACACTTCAAAGCCTAATAACGCGGGGGATACAGGCCAGCAAAACAATGCATGAGCAGCTAGATAGAAATCTCAAAGTAATTAATCTGGCGGAAAGCAGATTCAGCGAGCGGGCATCTCGCGAGGTGCGGGTGGGGGGGAAGCATCTTCCCACCCACGGTGAGACGAGGTTACAGTACTACAGAACGGCGAATTAAAAATCGTCGAGGCTTTTCTGTGTGTATCATTTGCCTTTGCAACCAATCATGCATCTCTCATGTTCATCTCGCGAGAGCTCAGAAAAAAATTCACAGGCGGTTTCTTGGCAGGAAATGCAAATCTTAGATTTCGGCTAAAGCGACGTGGGTCCTCCCAGCAATGGATCCGCCCGACCAATCGCGTGAAAAGAGAGAAAGGATGACGACGGGAGAGACGAGCAAGCAGAAGCAGAGCAGGGCCGGTTCAAGTTCAAGACGGCATCCAAATCGGGCATCCTTGTTTCCTAATCAAGGAGCCGCGCATCGGCACTCCAAAACCGGGGGCGCCGGGCGGCGGGACCCGGCCAGACAAAAGGAGAAATCGAGAAACCGATCGAAACGATGTCTCGGCGGCGGATCGACTGCGCGAGCGCGACACAACACCCTACATACTCTCGCCATGGAAACGTGGAAACGGCACGGCGGCGCGGAGAAAAAGCATAGCAGAGCAGGCAGTAGGCGAGGGATTGATATATCTGATTCAGCGGCGTGGAATGGAAGGAAGAGATTGAGAGAGAGAGGCAGGCGCTCACAAGGTGGACAGGCGCCTTGATGTGCTTGGCGACGGCGGAGGAGCACTGGTGGTCGCGGGGCTCGTGCCGGTGGAACCGCCGCACGTAGTCCGTCTCCATGGCGCGCAGGTCGCACCGCTCGTCCGCCAAGCGCCaccgccgcggcggcggcggcgccggcgtctgcgctcctcctcctcctgctgctgctacTCCCACGCCTCCGTCCATCTCCACCACCatcaccgccgccgccgcaaAGCCAGACACAGCCACCACGCTCGCAGCCTCGCACAGGCACAGCCCGGTAatggaggcggcaggggcttgtgTTCCGCACCGAGGAAAAGCAGACGACGAGGTGCGGAGCGAGGAGGTGGGGTTTTGCCTTTGCCTTTGCCTTGCTTTGCTTGTTTTGTTTATGCCGCGGCGAGACCGCGAGGGCGATGGcgatggcgagggcgagagggagAGAGTGACGACGACGACCCCTGGATGGCACAAAGGCCGCAGCCTCAGGTGTGGTTGTTATGCTATTGGGTGCCGCTTACAAGCAAGGGCCTACTAGAATTAGGAATGCCAGATATGCCCTCCGAGTTCGCCACTTTTGCTTCGGTTTGCTCGTGAAAACATGGATGGCCGGATGGCCCCATGGCGGACGGCATTATCTCGTTGCCTTTTTTTTGGTTTGGAGATAGGTGTAGACATGTTTTTTTTCTAAAACAAGGCCCCATGCACGTCGCATAATGGTGTTGTTAAGCTATCGGAGAGCAATGTACGAGCAACTCCAATAATAATTATCTAAATTTTAGCTTTATAAATCACATATTTAAGAAGTTGTTAAATAACTTTGGGAGTTAAAAAGTGTAAGTTCACCAATAGTTTTATATTTATAGttttgttttgtatctatccaTATAAAAATAAGTCACAAATATCATCAATTACATTCATTATCTATATAATGCAGTCAACATTTTTTTACGGAGTTGCTAAATagttgccaaatgtagagagaaaatgaggCTAGATGAGAAGTTGCTAAATTAAGTAAGTTTATTTAAAGAAATGTTGGAGATGAGTTCTTATGTTGactacctaaattattgatttagtaAGTCTTTTAAAGAACAACGGGAGTTGCTCTTAGAAGGGATAATAGTTTAGCAAGTTGCTATGAAGGTTGGTTCTAACTGCGCGATTTTATCGATTGCTGGTGTTGGTTGGTTACGTCGATCGGTCAGTACCAACCTCGTTGTGCTAGCGCCGAGTACCGATTGGTCTCATGGATAGTCGATCGGTTGGAGATACGAGAGCGATTATGATTTGTTGGTTCGGTCAATACCAGCCGTCTTTAGCGATGTTGGACGTTTTGATTAGTCCACATGTGTTACATCAGCTAGTCTTTTTTAAAGAGTTTGAAATacaattttttaaaaaaaaatatatGGAATGTGGTCTATAAATGAAGGGATGTTTGGTTCATTCACACTCCCCACTCTCTATTTCTCTTCTATCACTCTGTATATCAGTCCTCTCACTCTCCTTTCACTTGACCAAACCACCCTTGCCATGTCTTCCTCGGGCTCGATGTGGCTCGATGTTGAGATGACCGAAGATGAGGTACTCAATATGTCGCATCAAACTATGATGGATGTAGCGGTGAAGATTGTAACACCCAGTCCACTCCCGGACCAGTGGTACTAACTCCTAGCAGTCGTCTAGGATCATAGACCATCTCCACAaaacaacacgagtcttttgtgcatactttgtcctcactcaagcGCACTCGAGAAGACTTCCCAGTCGGTCACCCATACCAAGATTGCTCtgggccaagcacgcttaaccaagaggttctttcgagataggcttctgaaagaaagatgcaccttattggtatgagtATTCTATCAATTCTATTAAATCTTAGGCCAAAATATCAACATCCAATCGGGCTAGGATATCACGATAATCCCCCTTAGAAGACTGACGTCCTTGTCGTTCAACCCCAAGCCaagaacctcccctcttggccacgtctgtgtCTAGTGTcaccatatgccatgccatgcatCACTCTGGGTCCACATGCACCATGCTCCATATGCCCAAACCCCTAgctcacacacgcccgtgaaaccgagAGGGTTGActctgataccatttgtaacacctAGTCCACTCCCGGACcatcggtacttactcctggcaaccATCTAGGATCATAGACCATCTCCACAgaacaacacgagtcttttgtgcgcactttgtcctcactcatgcgcacccaaaAAGACTTCctagtcggtcacccatcccaagattgctctggaccaagcacgcttaacccaaaggttctttcgagataggcttccgaaaaagatgatgcaccttattggtatgagtATTATATCAATTCTATTAAactttgggccaggatatcatcaTCCAACCGGACCAAGATATCACAAAGATTTCCTCCGAGTCTTTAGCGAGAGAAGCAAATGATGCAGTAGTGGAGCTACATCAACTCGAATCACGAAACCACCCACAACTGGCTGATGTAAGACTAATTCAATGACCCATGTGTTTATCCTTCGCTCTACTTTCATTGAAGGTATCACATGCGGAGGAGTCTCTTTCTTCAAATCTTGGAGAGGTTAGGTGACCAACCCATATTTCTCCCTTAGAGTCGACGCACTCTATCGTAGCGGTTTCTTCTCAGACCAAAAAAGCATTGTTGCCCTCCTCATGCTCGCCTACGATAGCGTTGTTGAATCCATTGATGGGTATATCAAAATGGGGAAAAGCTCGGCCTTAGAGTGCCTTGAACATTTTAGTAGGGGTGTCATTTCATGTTTTGGTGTGGAGTATAGTCATCGCCCTACTATTGACAATTTTATGTGTCTTTGAGCTAGGGGAGGAGAGTGTATTTTCTAGTATGATAGGTAGTATAGATTACATGCATTAGAAGTGGAGGAACTATCCCATTGGGTGGAAAGGGCAGTTTACTAGAGGATATTGGATCCCCGACCATCATGCTAGAGGTGGTTGCCTCATATGACTTATGGATTTTGCATGCTTTTTGGGTTGCGGGATCAAATAACAATGTTAACATGCTCATCCAATCACTAGTAcagagaagctctatagtggcggtcgtAAACCTATTAAAGTGACGTTTTTTGTAACCGCCAGTACTAgaggccagtagaaatcatcatttttacaggcggttaACTGAGGactgccagtgaaaatcgattttcactggcggtcggtaTAATAAACCGCCAGTAAAAATCgttttttcactggcggtcggcatAATAAACCGCCAGTAAAAATCGTTTTCAGGAAACATAAAACGGGTTTTAAAAATAGCAAAAAAAAATTTGGTGAGGCCtcggtagggatgaaaacggtcggaaacggtatttgttcggtaatcagtttttcatttgattacgaataaataggatatagaatatacaatacaaatttgtattcttgtttttaacatttagcttgttaagattcataaaaggtaaacctcaaattcatcttacattttctcaaataatagatataaacttcggtatggattcggaaacaaatttggtaattttttcaactttttgtgttgtagggagcaaataatacataaaacaacttatataatattttattcatatttgtactaatatgcttgataacataagaaaagatcaacatcaaaatttatacatatctattttaaaatattaaatttgttttaacagttcggattaccactttcatccctaggCCTCGGCCCACCTACCCCCCACTCGCCTGTCTCTATCGAATTCGCAAGTCGTGGCATTTTTCGTGTACTACGCACGGTTGCTAGGATTGGAACCCCTGAACTtcaccctcgcgcgtaccctccTCTACCATTCCACCTATGACTTGCTTTGTGTCTAATTTGTAAttttgttgcccacatattacaaccaactGAGTGTAAACTGCTTGTTTGAGACAGTAAacaaattcaaataaaaaagttgtcaactacaaatttgaataaattttgaagttctacaacttttattttgacacttttttcattcgaggttgtttgcaaaatttgaattttaaatttgacaaatttagatacaatttttgagagccgaaatgatttcaaataaaaaagttgtaaaCTACAAAGAtttataacttttagagatctacaacttttattttgagggtttcatcatacgaggtcgtttgaaaaactcaaaaaattaaggataaaaatgatttctagtggcggttccttaaaaaaaccgccactagaaatcgatttctacagGTGGTTCCCTAAGAAAACCGTCActagaaatcatggatttctactggcggttttcataaAGAACCGCCTCtaaaaatacgatttctagtggcggttttcttaagaaaccgccactaaaaatagcacaggCGGTTGATAACTGAATCCGCCTGTAAAAATGTACCGtaccgcaggctttgagcctttttctactagtgaaTCATGGTTGTTCACTGACGTCTCAAGGGAGAAACACCAAATATGCACTTCATGGTGAAAACATGAGTACAACTAAGGTAATACCTCGTCGATGGCATCTATCCATGGTGGCTAGTGTTTGTGAAGATCGTTCTCCTCCCACAGACTCTGAAGTAGTGAATGTTTGTTGAATGTCCGGAGGACGTGTGAAAGGACATATAGAGATCATTTGGGGTCCTCAAGGCACACTTCCATATTATTGCTAGCATATGTCATTCTTTTCCCCTGCTAAATACTCGATGTGATTGTGCATATATGTATCATTATGCACAACATGATCATTGTGTAGGAGCATGAAGAAGCATACAATATGGACAACTATGAGATAGTCGAGTACTGCATTGCGGCACCAACTACCACTCCTAAAACATCCATGAGCTTTATAGCCATCATTCAACGTGAGACCACAATCCA
Proteins encoded:
- the LOC100272864 gene encoding uncharacterized isoform X1 produces the protein MVVEMDGGVGVAAAGGGGAQTPAPPPPRRWRLADERCDLRAMETDYVRRFHRHEPRDHQCSSAVAKHIKAPVHLVWSLVRRFDQPQLFKPFVSRCEMKGNIEIGSVREVNVKSGLPATRSTERLELLDDDERILSVRFVGGDHRLQNYSSILTVHPEVIDGRPGTLVIESFVVDVPDGNTKDETCYFVEALLKCNLRSLAEVSEGQVIMDQTEPLDR
- the LOC100272864 gene encoding uncharacterized LOC100272864, with product MVVEMDGGVGVAAAGGGGAQTPAPPPPRRWRLADERCDLRAMETDYVRRFHRHEPRDHQCSSAVAKHIKAPVHLVWSLVRRFDQPQLFKPFVSRCEMKGNIEIGSVREVNVKSGLPATRSTERLELLDDDERILSVRFVGGDHRLQVCSVLHLSIFCAAHARYFAHHLKCVLEFLCQMHLDVLPCDDAILE